One genomic window of Acidobacteriota bacterium includes the following:
- a CDS encoding ABC transporter ATP-binding protein — protein MQAILTKDLTVRFGHFTAVDHVSIRVEEGEIYGFLGPNGSGKTTLIKALCGLLLPSEGSGQVLGMDCVEQADEIRQHVGYMSQKFSLYEDLTVRENIEFYAGVYGLRGEYLRRRKNDAIAMTHLEPYLDRRAGKLSGGWKQRLALACAFIHEPKLMFLDEPTAGIDPVARRDLWDLLFQLSGQGVTFFVTTHYMDEAERCGRVGYIYLSKLIANGTPDELKEIPEVSPPGTQRIEINTSHTSNALAAIKQKPYVLSATIFGQSIHLLMDAEVSLDKVKSDLAADGFSEVDLLTIKPSLEDVFVTLTNSLKE, from the coding sequence ATGCAGGCAATCTTGACGAAAGACCTGACGGTTCGTTTCGGTCACTTCACTGCCGTGGATCACGTTTCGATTCGCGTCGAAGAAGGCGAGATTTATGGGTTTCTTGGGCCGAATGGGTCAGGCAAAACGACGCTGATCAAGGCTCTTTGCGGTTTGTTGCTGCCGAGCGAGGGCAGCGGCCAGGTATTGGGAATGGATTGCGTTGAACAAGCAGACGAAATTCGGCAACACGTCGGATATATGTCTCAAAAGTTCAGCCTTTACGAAGACCTGACCGTTCGTGAAAACATAGAATTTTATGCAGGCGTGTACGGGTTGCGCGGCGAATACCTGCGGCGGCGAAAAAACGACGCGATTGCCATGACGCACCTGGAACCATACCTGGATCGCCGCGCGGGAAAACTTTCGGGCGGATGGAAACAGCGGCTGGCGCTGGCTTGCGCCTTCATACACGAACCGAAGCTGATGTTTCTGGATGAACCGACGGCGGGCATTGATCCCGTGGCGCGGCGCGATTTGTGGGATTTGCTATTTCAGTTATCCGGCCAAGGCGTGACCTTTTTCGTTACCACGCATTACATGGATGAAGCAGAACGTTGCGGGCGGGTCGGATACATCTACCTTTCCAAGCTGATTGCCAACGGCACGCCTGATGAGTTGAAAGAGATTCCGGAAGTTTCTCCGCCGGGCACACAGCGGATTGAAATCAACACAAGTCACACGTCAAACGCGTTGGCGGCCATCAAACAAAAGCCGTACGTTCTCTCCGCGACAATTTTCGGCCAGTCAATCCACCTACTGATGGACGCCGAAGTTAGCTTGGACAAGGTTAAAAGCGATCTTGCCGCCGATGGATTTTCCGAAGTTGATTTGCTGACGATCAAACCTTCGCTGGAAGACGTGTTCGTAACGCTGACCAATTCGCTGAAAGAGTAA
- a CDS encoding efflux RND transporter periplasmic adaptor subunit, with product MNKQLLRTMISATMLGAVTICISCSGNGFGFGKKQEAVFSGTIETREIRVGSKVGGRVEAVLVEEGQEVTAGQPLVKFDIAELQAQKEQAEARIEQQQARLERLLHGARPEEKAQAKAATETARASLEAVKTWPRPEEVEQARASLAAAEADLNNANVAFQRTEQLRASGDISQQEYDSAKFRLQNLRARRDAEKKRLDLLLNGSRKEDIRAAEEKFRQAQEAERLVLAGPRAEEIADARAQLAEAQARLEQIKVQLEEGEVKSSAAATVEVLSVRPGDLLTPNQTVARLLEKDQIFVRVFIPEPQLGTVKVGQKAKIKVDSFSDQLFDGVVEQINSQGEFTPRNVQSRDERNHQVFGIKIHIDNREGKLKPGMAADVTLEK from the coding sequence ATGAATAAACAACTATTGAGAACGATGATCTCTGCGACAATGCTGGGAGCAGTCACGATCTGCATCAGTTGCTCTGGCAATGGTTTTGGCTTTGGAAAAAAGCAGGAGGCCGTTTTTTCCGGCACGATTGAAACGCGAGAAATTCGCGTCGGCTCAAAAGTCGGCGGACGCGTTGAAGCCGTCTTGGTCGAAGAAGGTCAGGAAGTCACAGCCGGTCAGCCGCTCGTGAAGTTCGATATTGCCGAATTACAAGCACAAAAAGAGCAGGCCGAAGCGCGCATTGAGCAACAACAGGCGCGCCTGGAAAGATTGCTGCACGGTGCTCGCCCGGAAGAAAAAGCCCAGGCCAAGGCTGCGACCGAAACCGCTCGCGCATCTTTGGAAGCCGTCAAAACCTGGCCGCGCCCGGAAGAAGTCGAACAAGCGCGCGCTTCCCTGGCCGCAGCCGAAGCTGATTTGAACAATGCCAACGTCGCATTTCAACGAACCGAACAGTTGCGCGCATCCGGCGATATTTCCCAACAGGAATACGATTCAGCCAAGTTTCGCCTGCAGAACTTGCGCGCTCGGCGAGATGCGGAAAAGAAACGGCTTGATCTGTTGCTGAACGGCAGCCGCAAAGAAGACATCCGCGCCGCTGAAGAAAAGTTCCGTCAGGCGCAGGAAGCCGAGCGATTGGTGCTGGCTGGCCCGCGCGCAGAGGAAATTGCCGACGCGCGCGCGCAGCTTGCCGAAGCGCAGGCCCGCCTGGAACAAATCAAAGTTCAATTGGAAGAAGGCGAAGTCAAATCATCGGCGGCGGCGACAGTCGAAGTGCTCAGCGTACGACCGGGTGATTTGTTGACGCCCAATCAAACCGTCGCGCGATTGCTGGAAAAGGATCAAATCTTCGTTCGCGTTTTCATTCCTGAACCCCAACTTGGAACCGTCAAAGTCGGCCAAAAAGCCAAGATCAAAGTGGATTCCTTCAGCGACCAACTCTTTGATGGCGTTGTCGAACAGATCAACTCACAGGGCGAATTCACGCCGCGCAACGTGCAAAGTCGCGACGAGCGCAATCATCAGGTCTTCGGCATCAAAATTCACATTGACAACCGCGAAGGCAAACTGAAGCCAGGAATGGCCGCCGACGTCACGCTGGAGAAATGA
- a CDS encoding ABC transporter permease: MKAPETHKQIARANPFNGLLPVLRKEAIHISRDRMALFFTVIIPMIQMFMIGFAINTNVRRIPTAVYDAAQTQESRRLLDRFVHSDDFKIVKYVFSEDELNREIIAGRVRVGIKIPPDYSRHLLAGQTANYLVLVDGSDSSVAGEALNVSNAIALRESLERSQSVTAVRQTLPIEARPKVLFNPDSKSANFLIPGMIAVLMQMMTVLMTAVTIVRERERGTLDQLYMTPVKPLGLMIGKVVPYAFVAYGELLILLFFMRWAFGVPIRGSIPLLMLLVAPFILTMLGFGLLVSTRAQTYQEATQMAFGTMMPSIFLSGYIFPIDTMPQIFQFLSSIIPTTYLIQIFRGVILRGAEFQDLWKQGLILTGMSILMITVAALRFRKKAG, translated from the coding sequence ATGAAAGCTCCCGAAACCCACAAACAAATTGCGCGCGCCAATCCGTTCAACGGATTGCTTCCGGTGCTTCGCAAAGAAGCGATTCATATCAGCCGAGACCGTATGGCGCTGTTTTTCACGGTCATCATTCCGATGATTCAGATGTTCATGATCGGATTTGCCATCAACACCAACGTGCGACGGATTCCGACGGCGGTTTACGATGCGGCTCAAACGCAGGAAAGCCGTCGTTTGCTGGATCGCTTCGTCCATTCGGACGATTTCAAAATCGTCAAGTATGTTTTTTCGGAAGACGAACTGAACCGTGAAATCATCGCCGGGCGTGTGCGGGTTGGCATCAAAATCCCGCCGGACTATTCGCGGCATTTGCTGGCGGGTCAAACAGCAAACTATCTGGTGCTGGTGGATGGTTCGGATTCTTCTGTCGCTGGCGAAGCGCTCAATGTTTCCAACGCCATCGCATTGCGCGAATCCCTGGAACGCAGCCAGTCTGTAACTGCGGTCAGACAGACTCTGCCGATCGAAGCTCGTCCGAAGGTGTTGTTCAATCCTGATTCCAAATCGGCAAACTTTTTGATTCCGGGAATGATCGCCGTGTTGATGCAAATGATGACCGTGCTCATGACGGCGGTTACCATCGTTCGCGAACGCGAGCGCGGCACACTGGATCAGTTATACATGACTCCCGTCAAGCCGTTAGGATTGATGATCGGCAAAGTTGTGCCCTACGCCTTCGTCGCTTATGGAGAACTGCTGATCCTGCTCTTTTTCATGCGTTGGGCGTTCGGAGTTCCGATTCGCGGCAGCATCCCGCTGCTGATGCTGTTGGTCGCTCCCTTCATACTGACAATGCTGGGATTCGGCCTGCTGGTTTCGACGCGCGCGCAAACCTATCAGGAAGCGACACAGATGGCGTTTGGAACGATGATGCCCTCGATTTTTCTGTCGGGTTACATCTTTCCGATTGACACTATGCCGCAAATCTTCCAGTTTTTAAGCAGCATTATCCCGACCACGTACTTGATCCAAATCTTTCGCGGCGTCATCCTGCGCGGCGCAGAGTTTCAGGATTTATGGAAACAAGGTTTGATTCTGACCGGCATGAGTATTCTGATGATTACGGTTGCAGCGCTCAGATTCCGAAAGAAGGCGGGTTAA